The Brevibacterium atlanticum genome segment AAGTCCCCGGTCAGTCCGGCGCAGGCGGTGATGAGTCGATCCGTGCCGTGCCAGGGTTTGAGTGTGCCGACGAACCCGATCCGGACCGGTCGCTGCACGCTGGGACCAAGCCCGCGTAGGCCCATGTCGCCGAGGCGGCCGTGGCCGGGTCTGCCGTGATCGCCCTGCGGGGTGATCCGTTCCGTATTCACTCCATTGGGGACGACGCTGACGTCGTCGAGACCCGGGTAGTCCGTGCGGACCCAGTCGGCGATGAGTTCACTCACGCACACGATGCGGTCGGCTCCGGCGAAGCTCGCCGCAGTGGCGCGAGCGGCATGCTCGGCGTGGACGAGGCCGCGGTGGGTCCGCTGTTCGTCGAGCAGAGGTGCGTTGACCTCCATGACGAGCGGAACCCCGAGGCGTTCGCTGATGCGGGCGCCGGCGGTGGAGAACAGGGAATACCGTTCGTAGACGAGGTCGAACCCCGCCTGCCCTGCGGCTGTGGTCTCGGTGACCAGGTCGGCGAGCATATCGGACAGGCGCAGCAGCGCGATCTCCCGCTGAGAGCGGTCGAGTCCGCGCGGCACCTCGAGTCGAGTGACATCGAGGTCGGCGAGGTCTGCGGGAATGTCGTCGTCGGTGCGGGTGCAGAACACGCTGACCTCGTGGCCGAGAGCCCGGAATGTGCGCACGACCTCTTGGACGTGGACGCTGGCACCTTTCGTGCCGAAGACCCCGACGCCGGGGTCGAGGAGGACATAGGCGATTCTCATGAGACTGGCTCCATCTCGGTCTGATGTGCGGTCGATGGCGCGGCAGCGAGCGCCGCTGCGTCGGCGAGGCGAGCGAGTTCGCGGGCTTGAACGGTCGAATCGTGCATTCGGCAGACTCGGTCGCGGGCGGCATCGGTGATGGCGCGGATGTCCGCGGGATTCGTACGGAGGGCGACGGCCACCTCGGCGATGGTGGAGGCGATGTTCTGCTCATCGGACCCATCGATGAGCCACCCCGTGCGGCCGTGGTCGATGACCTCGGGCACGGCCGTGACCGCCCCGGCGATGCACGGGATCCCGGTGGCCATGCCCTCGAGGAGCACGGTGGGCAGGCCATCGGCGTTGCCGTCAGAGCCGATGACGAACGGGACGACGAGGAGGTCGTGGTCGGTGAGCATGTCGCGGACCTCGGCCTGGGTGAGCGCCCCGTGGAAGGTCACGAGGTCATCGAGGCCGAGCGTGCGGGTCCGGGTCTGCAGATCGCCCTCGAGCGGGCCGGTGCCGACGAGGTCGAGCCGGCAGGTGGTCCCCTGCGCGCGGAGGAGCGCGAGTGCGTCGAGCAGGTGGGCGAATCCCTTCTTCTCGACGAGGCGGCCGACCGCCAACAGCGAGGGGACCTCGTCCGCTCCGGGACGCGCCGTTCCGGGTGCGTTCGGTACGGTCCGGCTCTGCGCGGGATCCGACGCGGCGTCTTCCGGTCCGCCCTGCCGTGGCCGGTAGGGGAAGCGGTCGAGTTCGAGGCCGTTGCGCACGACGACGACCCGATCGGCGAGTTCGGGGCCGAGCACCTGAGAGAGGTAGCGCCGGTTGAAGTCGCTGATCGCGATCACATGGTCTGCGTCGGCAGTCTTGCGCGCCAGATCGGTGAGCACCACGTCCTCGTGGAAGATGTCCTTCGCGTGTGTGGTGAACGAGTACGGGATGCCCGTGAGTGCCGAGGCGGCCCTGGCCACGGTCGTCGCCACCGAGGCGAAATGCGCGTGGAGGTGGGTGACGTCGTGGTCGAGCGCCAGCCGAGCGAGGGTGAGCGCTTGGATCGCGTCGTCGTGGTCGAGTTCCGCCAATTCGCCGAGGCGGCCAGGCAGGGTCGCGGCCAAGTGCTGATCCGCTGCGACCTCGGCGAAGGTCTGCCAGAAGCTGCGGGCGCTCGACGGGCGGTCGATGTGGATGACCTCGGCGCGGACGCGGGAGAGTTCGGGGTGGAACCGTGTGTCGGTGCTCGGCCGCAGGGAGAAGATCACGAGGTCTTCGCCGGCGGCCTCGCGGGCGAGGATCTCGGAGACGATGAAGGTCTCGGAGAACCGCGGGTACATCTTGAGCACATAGGCGCGACGGCGGGCAGGCCGTGAGGCGGGCGGCTGTGATATGGGGGTCGCCTGGACCGGGTGTGTGGGTTCCAAGGTCGTCGGTGTCGTGTCAGACAGCATGGCTGGTCTCCTCGAATGAGGTGGGCAAGTGGTCCGGCATGGCCGCGGGCTGGCCCGCGATGAGTTCGGCAGCCAGCCGGGGAACGGCGGCCAGTCCTCTCAGGTCGATGTGTGAGCGGTCGGTCCGCGCTCCGGCATGCGCTGCGAACCAGTCACCGAGCGCTTCGGCATCGAGGCAGTCGATCGAGCGGGTGTCGACCGCTTCCGCCGCCGCCAGGGCGAAGGCTCGCCTGGGCTGTTCGGCCCGGTGGCCTTTGCGGGGAACGACGAGGGCGGGGGTGCTGGTGGACATCAGCTCGGCCAGCGTGTTGTACCCACCCATGCACACAACCGCCTCGGCGGAGGCGACGAGTCCGGGGATGTCGTCACTGTGGCGGATGACGGTGGTGTCCTCAGCTGCGCGGGCACGCAGCCTGTCGAACTCCTCGGCATCCATCTGCGGTCCGGTGACGATGAGGTGGCGGTGCCCGTCCGGGGGTCTCGCGTCGACGGCGACGGAGGCGAGACCGCCGCCGTCGGAACCTCCGCCGAGGCAGGTGAGGACGAAACGGTCGGACCTGACTGCCGCCGGCGCGGCACCACCGTCATCCGGGCGGTGGTGAGAGAGGTAGCCGGTCGTGAACGCCTTGGCAGCCAGCACGGCGGGAACCTCGCCCGTGGCCCGCGGGTCGTAGACGTCTGCGTCGCCGTAGATCCAGACAGCGTCGAATGCCTCGGCCACACGGTTCGCTCCGCCGGCTCTCTCCCATTCGGCGGCGATGACGGATGGGGTGTCGAGGACTTCGCGCAGGCCGAGGACGGTGCGGCACCCGTGGACGCGGACCTGGTCGATGGCGGCGCTCAGCTCACCGCCGATGCCGAACGGGTGCCGGTCGACGATGAAGAGCTCGGGTCGCTGTTGGTCGAGGATCGCCGAGATCGCTGCGGTGCGCAGAGCGCTCAACCCTGCCATCGAAGAGGCGAGCGCTCGCGGGGCATAGCCGCCGCCGGCGGGAGTGACTCCGGGCAGGATCACCCAGTCCCAGCCTGCCGGCAGGTCGAATCGCGCGGCCTCGGGGCTGCTGGCGATGAGCAGCCCGGAGACCTTTCGGCCCGTCAGTTCAGGCAGCTCACGGTCCAGGGCGAAGG includes the following:
- a CDS encoding glycosyltransferase family 4 protein — translated: MLSDTTPTTLEPTHPVQATPISQPPASRPARRRAYVLKMYPRFSETFIVSEILAREAAGEDLVIFSLRPSTDTRFHPELSRVRAEVIHIDRPSSARSFWQTFAEVAADQHLAATLPGRLGELAELDHDDAIQALTLARLALDHDVTHLHAHFASVATTVARAASALTGIPYSFTTHAKDIFHEDVVLTDLARKTADADHVIAISDFNRRYLSQVLGPELADRVVVVRNGLELDRFPYRPRQGGPEDAASDPAQSRTVPNAPGTARPGADEVPSLLAVGRLVEKKGFAHLLDALALLRAQGTTCRLDLVGTGPLEGDLQTRTRTLGLDDLVTFHGALTQAEVRDMLTDHDLLVVPFVIGSDGNADGLPTVLLEGMATGIPCIAGAVTAVPEVIDHGRTGWLIDGSDEQNIASTIAEVAVALRTNPADIRAITDAARDRVCRMHDSTVQARELARLADAAALAAAPSTAHQTEMEPVS
- a CDS encoding glycosyltransferase family 4 protein, which codes for MRIAYVLLDPGVGVFGTKGASVHVQEVVRTFRALGHEVSVFCTRTDDDIPADLADLDVTRLEVPRGLDRSQREIALLRLSDMLADLVTETTAAGQAGFDLVYERYSLFSTAGARISERLGVPLVMEVNAPLLDEQRTHRGLVHAEHAARATAASFAGADRIVCVSELIADWVRTDYPGLDDVSVVPNGVNTERITPQGDHGRPGHGRLGDMGLRGLGPSVQRPVRIGFVGTLKPWHGTDRLITACAGLTGDFRLDIVGRGPEAEALEAQVRALDLTGRVHFHGALAPEAVPAALREFDLAVAPYPAGENYFSPLKVYEYLAAGLPVVASAVGAIPGVLAESGAGILTDPTDTADLTRALQKLIDDGDLRAEMGARARSEALARHSWTQRCREILAPVEEPAEAPVEIRTTAVRA
- a CDS encoding glycosyltransferase family protein; the encoded protein is MRRRLRIALFSHDSLGLGHIRRNRALAFALDRELPELTGRKVSGLLIASSPEAARFDLPAGWDWVILPGVTPAGGGYAPRALASSMAGLSALRTAAISAILDQQRPELFIVDRHPFGIGGELSAAIDQVRVHGCRTVLGLREVLDTPSVIAAEWERAGGANRVAEAFDAVWIYGDADVYDPRATGEVPAVLAAKAFTTGYLSHHRPDDGGAAPAAVRSDRFVLTCLGGGSDGGGLASVAVDARPPDGHRHLIVTGPQMDAEEFDRLRARAAEDTTVIRHSDDIPGLVASAEAVVCMGGYNTLAELMSTSTPALVVPRKGHRAEQPRRAFALAAAEAVDTRSIDCLDAEALGDWFAAHAGARTDRSHIDLRGLAAVPRLAAELIAGQPAAMPDHLPTSFEETSHAV